The DNA segment AGATTCCATTTCCAGTAAATTCCAGAAGGTAATCACCGGGAAGATTGATTTTAACCACATCTCCATCTGCACCTGAAGTTTGCTGCCCGATTGTTATCGATTGTGGGAAAATTTTCTGCAGGCTCATAGAATACCATTCACTTGCACTGCGTGTATCGGGATTTACAAGTATAAAGACTTTTCCGGAATAGGAATGCGTTGTTTTATTTTCAATTTCCGGATAATTATATTTTGGATCCCGGAGATTAAAGGTGCCTAAATTTTTCAAATTAGGTTCATAATATTTATAAAAATAATTTTCGACAGGCGAGAAGTATTTATAAACATAATGAAAAATGAAGCCACCCCAATCCGGATAACCCCTCATATCAAAAACAATGGCCTTTTTACGCGAGGCATTTTCCAGGATGCTATCCATTTTAGCATCTAATTTATCATCGTCAACATTCTCCATGAAATGCATCGTTGCATCGGTTTTAAAATAGGCAATATCCTTGTTGTCTAAATGGCGGTTTTCTATTGTCCTGTTTTTATGGTTGATATAATTAACAAGAGCAGAAACTTGTGATTTATCAGTTGCATTGATTAATTCAATTTCTGTAGAGAATTTTTTGGAACCGGAGCGTACCGCTAAAGTTTTCTTGGGTAAATTATCGGGCCAGATCAAATTGTACTCGTAGGTTGAAAGAACGTATAGTAACTTCTGATGATTGGAAACCGAAAGTAATCTCCCTTTTTCCTTAATAATTTCAGAGACTTTTTTTCCATTAATTTCGGTTATCTTATCACCCGTTTTTATACGGGCTTTATTGCATATTTCAGGGAAAATGAGATGTGTAACCAACAAATGATCTCCCACAATCTGAAAATCAAATGGTGAATAATATGAAACATTGAATAATATCCCGTCTTTGTAATTGAGCTGACGGTAAAAAGAAAAAGCGTGACTATCCTGAAATTGTGAAACGGCTTTTGCTAAGACCCTCTCAAAATCTTTCCGTGTTGATGATTGTACAGCTTCATCCAGTAAAATATTGAAGTAAGAATCGAAATTTTTATCCATTAAATATTTGTGTGGAAAAAGATAATCAACAGTACCCTGTATTTTTGCCATGGTCAATAGCCTGTACTTCAGCGGTAGATTTTCTTCTTTGGGGAAGGGGTATTCTTTCTCATCACTTACTGATTTTCCTTTTGGTAAAAGTCCGTAATCAAAGCGGTTTTTGTAGATGTTGTTCAAAAGGTTTTTATTTTCTGCAGTAATCTTTTTATTTTTTTGAAACCAGTCGAAATTTTGATTAACAGAAAGGATATCCTTATTGTTATCAATAACAGGTGGTGAAGAAAATTGGGTATTTAAATTCTGTGTTATTAAAGTAATGATTTCGTTGAAATTCTGTTTCGGACTAACTTTTTCGATATTGACTAAAAACAAACTATCGGCATCGATTTTTCCACTGGCAAGATCGGGATGATAATATTTCACGAAATTCCATGTCTTAATGAAATCTGCATATTGATTTTTCTGGGCGAAAATAAATTGCTGAATTGTAATAATTAGTGTAAAAATGGTGATTTTTTTCATGATAATAAGTAGTTTATAAATATAGTATATATATTTTAATAAAAATTATTTATTACCATAATGGGCTGATTGTTCTTATGTTAATAGATCAAAACTCATAAAAATTGCCGTTTCAGTAGAATCATTGTATAGTTTTGTATTGATACCGGTTATTGAAAATCCGGCTTTCTGAAAGAATTTGATCGCATGGTAATTGGTGTTTTGGGTTTCAACTTCTACCATCCGGCATTGTAAATACCTTGCTTCACGATTAATTGCTTTAATGAGCAGCTTTCCTATATTCTGTCCTCTGAAGTCTTCACTTACCAACAGGTTTTCAATAAAAAGACTATTGTTCCATGCTCTGAAATCACAAACCGTCCAGGCTATCAGCTCACCGTTATGAAACGCTCCAAAAGAATGTCCCCGGCTGATAATAGAGTTGAGCCGTTCAAAATTCTCCTCATGATTCCAAATTTTACTGTAATACTGGTTTTTTTCTCTTAAACTGAATTCAAAAGTATTTCCTGCTTCAATAGCAGATACTACATATATTTTATCGGTAGTATAGCCGTCTAAGCTCCAATCCAGTATGGGACTTCCGGGAAAGCTTTCAAGTTTTCGTATTTCCATCGATGAAATGAGGATGTTGATTGATTCTATTTGAAACCATTTCTAGCGCGTAGTTTTGGTACTGAACATATTGCTGCCCGTTACATAAAGCAAAACCTGTAAAATAATAAGAACCGAAATTACAGCTACCCTGATCATCGCGTTTTCGGCAAACCGGTTTCTGATGGTTTCCATATAGTTGATCTTCTCGATCGCAAATTCCTTAAGGCGGGCAATGTCCGTAAATTCATTTACTTTTTTGATCTCCGAATTGATTTCAGCTTCGTTGAGTGTGGTGGCCACATTGATCAGGTTGATATTGCTTATAAAAAGCCATGCAAATAAAATGATGGAAACTGATAAAAGAAAAGGTCGGAGAAGTTTCATTTTTCTGTGTATTAATAAGGATTTGATATTTCTCAAATTTAACTAATTTGAAACAAACTCCATACAAATAATATACCTTAAACTTTTTTAAGACAATTATTTACCATTTTAAAAGGAAAAATTACCGGATAATACATCTTATAAACAGCAGGAAACTGAAATTTAAACAAAATTTCATATACCAAAAATTCA comes from the Chryseobacterium nepalense genome and includes:
- a CDS encoding S41 family peptidase; translated protein: MKKITIFTLIITIQQFIFAQKNQYADFIKTWNFVKYYHPDLASGKIDADSLFLVNIEKVSPKQNFNEIITLITQNLNTQFSSPPVIDNNKDILSVNQNFDWFQKNKKITAENKNLLNNIYKNRFDYGLLPKGKSVSDEKEYPFPKEENLPLKYRLLTMAKIQGTVDYLFPHKYLMDKNFDSYFNILLDEAVQSSTRKDFERVLAKAVSQFQDSHAFSFYRQLNYKDGILFNVSYYSPFDFQIVGDHLLVTHLIFPEICNKARIKTGDKITEINGKKVSEIIKEKGRLLSVSNHQKLLYVLSTYEYNLIWPDNLPKKTLAVRSGSKKFSTEIELINATDKSQVSALVNYINHKNRTIENRHLDNKDIAYFKTDATMHFMENVDDDKLDAKMDSILENASRKKAIVFDMRGYPDWGGFIFHYVYKYFSPVENYFYKYYEPNLKNLGTFNLRDPKYNYPEIENKTTHSYSGKVFILVNPDTRSASEWYSMSLQKIFPQSITIGQQTSGADGDVVKINLPGDYLLEFTGNGIFYPDNSQTQQKGIRINELIKYTDQDILDNRDLEFERVLNSLQ
- a CDS encoding GNAT family N-acetyltransferase; this encodes MEIRKLESFPGSPILDWSLDGYTTDKIYVVSAIEAGNTFEFSLREKNQYYSKIWNHEENFERLNSIISRGHSFGAFHNGELIAWTVCDFRAWNNSLFIENLLVSEDFRGQNIGKLLIKAINREARYLQCRMVEVETQNTNYHAIKFFQKAGFSITGINTKLYNDSTETAIFMSFDLLT